The Penicillium digitatum chromosome 6, complete sequence genome has a window encoding:
- a CDS encoding Sucrose/H+ symporter, plant produces the protein MAPNEPEVTSEQTYDSRITRSRSSWYRSIPFQIAVASGGAAEPYAVSAANALVYGLFAVVCVAAGAINNRIGLRYGLVLDAIGYPMYGSGLYTNNYHPMTWFLLFSSALCFDLHGAPDSTREPTFLILIDR, from the exons ATGGCTCCTAATGAGCCAGAAGTTACTTCTGAGCAAACCTATGACTCTCGGATTACTCGGTCTCGGTCGTCTTGGTACCGCTCCATTCCCTTCCAGATTGCTGTTGCCAGTG GCGGGGCAGCCGAGCCCTACGCTGTCTCCGCAGCGAATGCTCTGGTCTACGGTCTGTTTGCCGTTGTTTGTGTAGCCGCCGGTGCAATCAACAACCGTATCGGTCTTCGGTACGGTCTAGTTCTTGATGCAATCGGTTACCCGATGTATGGTTCTGGTTTGTACACTAACAACTACCACCCCATGACATGGTTCCTGCTCTTCAGCTCTGCGCTGTGCTTCGATCTGCATGGTGCTCCAGATTCAACCCGGGAACCCACGTTTTTAATTTTGATAGACAGATGA